One region of Chanodichthys erythropterus isolate Z2021 chromosome 17, ASM2448905v1, whole genome shotgun sequence genomic DNA includes:
- the mfsd1 gene encoding lysosomal dipeptide transporter MFSD1 isoform X2 translates to MAAREEYQSLVDDEDEEDNDVSRHLSPLCDPRHLLHRILVLVFMCFLGFGSYFCYDNPAALQTQVIQDMSLNTASFMQLYAWYSWPNVILCFLGGFLLDRVFGIRLGTIIFSMFVLLGQIIFAAGALANHFWLMNLGRFVFGIGGESLAVAQNTYAVNWFKGKELNLVFGLQLSMARLGSTVNMNVIGWVYGRIQAMMGSAGHTTLGITLMIAASTCLFSLICALVLGFLDRRAEKILNKEQGKTGEVIKLTDVKDFPFSLWLIFIICVAYYVAIFPFIGLGQVFFIEKFSFTTVQARAINSVVYIISAPASPLLGFLVDKTGRNVLWVMLAVVTTLLSHMMLAFTFWNPWIAMCLLGLSYSLLACALWPMVAFVVPEHQLGTAYGFMQSIQNLGLAVMSMAAGSILDNKGYLFLEVFFIACLCLALLAVVLLYLYDYHKEGELNLSASTRAGRAKSEDVQRSRVHQQAVDDREHLKPLSPFGLRNRYLSRLGVQMPDHCCPHLSSLAYRSLLK, encoded by the exons ATGGCAGCCAGAGAGGAGTACCAGAGTCTCGTagatgatgaagatgaggaAGATAATGATGTGTCGCGGCACCTGAGCCCACTGTGTGACCCGAGACACCTGCTGCACCGGATCCTGGTGCTGGTCTTCATGTGCTTCCTGGGCTTCG GTAGTTATTTCTGCTATGACAATCCAGCGGCTCTCCAGACTCAAGTCATACAG GACATGAGTCTGAACACGGCCTCGTTCATGCAGCTGTACGCCTGGTACTCATGGCCCAACGTCATCCTGTGCTTCCTGGGCGGATTTCTGTTGGACCGAGTCTTCGGCATCAG GCTGGGGACGATAATCTTTTCAATGTTTGTGTTACTAGGGCAG ATCATTTTCGCGGCCGGTGCTCTGGCCAATCACTTCTGGCTGATGAACTTGGGCCGGTTTGTGTTCGG CATCGGCGGAGAGTCTCTGGCTGTGGCGCAGAACACGTATGCGGTCAACTGGTTCAAAGGCAAAGAGCTCAACCTCGTGTTCGGCCTGCAGCTCAGCATGGCCAGACTG ggcAGCACGGTCAACATGAACGTCATCGGTTGGGTGTACGGCCGCATTCAGGCTATGATGGGCTCGGCGGGACACACCACTCTCGGGATCACACTCATGATTG CGGCGTCCACGTGTCTGTTCTCGCTCATATGTGCTCTGGTTCTGGGCTTCCTGGACAGACGGGCTGAGAAGATACTCAACAAGGAGCAAGGCAAAACCG GGGAAGTCATCAAGCTGACCGACGTCAAGGACTTTCCCTTCTCTCTCTGGCTCATCTTCATCATCTGTGTGGCGTATTACGTGGCCATCTTCCCGTTTATTGGACTGGGCCA AGTTTTCTTCATCGAGAAGTTCAGCTTCACTACTGTCCAGGCCAGAGCCATCAACAg TGTCGTGTACATCATCTCGGCACCTGCGTCTCCTCTGCTGGGGTTTCTGGTTGATAAGACGGGCCGGAACGTCCTGTGGGTTATGCTGGCCGTGGTCACCACGCTCCTGTCACACATGATGCTGGCCTTCACCTTCTGGAACCCCTGGATCGCCATG tgtctCCTAGGTTTGTCGTACTCTCTGCTGGCCTGTGCTCTCTGGCCCATGGTGGCGTTTGTGGTGCCGGAGCATCAGCTGGGCACCGCGTATGGATT CATGCAGTCCATTCAGAACCTGGGTCTGGCCGTCATGTCGATGGCTGCGGGAAGCATCTTGGACAACAAAGGTTACCTCTTCCTCGAGGTCTTCTTCATCGCCTGCCTGTGTT TGGCTCTGCTCGCCGTGGTGTTGCTGTATCTGTACGACTATCACAAAG AGGGAGAGCTGAACCTGTCAGCCTCGACACGCGCCGGACGAGCCAAATCTGA GGATGTCCAGCGTTCGCGTGTCCATCAGCAGGCCGTGGACGACCGTGAGCATCTGAAGCCTCTGTCTCCGTTCGGACTGCGCAACCGCTATCTGTCCAGACTGGGCGTGCAG ATGCCGGACCACTGCTGCCCACATCTGTCTTCACTGGCCTACAGGAGTCTGCtcaaatga
- the mfsd1 gene encoding lysosomal dipeptide transporter MFSD1 isoform X1 → MAAREEYQSLVDDEDEEDNDVSRHLSPLCDPRHLLHRILVLVFMCFLGFGSYFCYDNPAALQTQVIQDMSLNTASFMQLYAWYSWPNVILCFLGGFLLDRVFGIRLGTIIFSMFVLLGQIIFAAGALANHFWLMNLGRFVFGIGGESLAVAQNTYAVNWFKGKELNLVFGLQLSMARLGSTVNMNVIGWVYGRIQAMMGSAGHTTLGITLMIAASTCLFSLICALVLGFLDRRAEKILNKEQGKTGEVIKLTDVKDFPFSLWLIFIICVAYYVAIFPFIGLGQVFFIEKFSFTTVQARAINSVVYIISAPASPLLGFLVDKTGRNVLWVMLAVVTTLLSHMMLAFTFWNPWIAMCLLGLSYSLLACALWPMVAFVVPEHQLGTAYGFMQSIQNLGLAVMSMAAGSILDNKGYLFLEVFFIACLCLALLAVVLLYLYDYHKEGELNLSASTRAGRAKSE, encoded by the exons ATGGCAGCCAGAGAGGAGTACCAGAGTCTCGTagatgatgaagatgaggaAGATAATGATGTGTCGCGGCACCTGAGCCCACTGTGTGACCCGAGACACCTGCTGCACCGGATCCTGGTGCTGGTCTTCATGTGCTTCCTGGGCTTCG GTAGTTATTTCTGCTATGACAATCCAGCGGCTCTCCAGACTCAAGTCATACAG GACATGAGTCTGAACACGGCCTCGTTCATGCAGCTGTACGCCTGGTACTCATGGCCCAACGTCATCCTGTGCTTCCTGGGCGGATTTCTGTTGGACCGAGTCTTCGGCATCAG GCTGGGGACGATAATCTTTTCAATGTTTGTGTTACTAGGGCAG ATCATTTTCGCGGCCGGTGCTCTGGCCAATCACTTCTGGCTGATGAACTTGGGCCGGTTTGTGTTCGG CATCGGCGGAGAGTCTCTGGCTGTGGCGCAGAACACGTATGCGGTCAACTGGTTCAAAGGCAAAGAGCTCAACCTCGTGTTCGGCCTGCAGCTCAGCATGGCCAGACTG ggcAGCACGGTCAACATGAACGTCATCGGTTGGGTGTACGGCCGCATTCAGGCTATGATGGGCTCGGCGGGACACACCACTCTCGGGATCACACTCATGATTG CGGCGTCCACGTGTCTGTTCTCGCTCATATGTGCTCTGGTTCTGGGCTTCCTGGACAGACGGGCTGAGAAGATACTCAACAAGGAGCAAGGCAAAACCG GGGAAGTCATCAAGCTGACCGACGTCAAGGACTTTCCCTTCTCTCTCTGGCTCATCTTCATCATCTGTGTGGCGTATTACGTGGCCATCTTCCCGTTTATTGGACTGGGCCA AGTTTTCTTCATCGAGAAGTTCAGCTTCACTACTGTCCAGGCCAGAGCCATCAACAg TGTCGTGTACATCATCTCGGCACCTGCGTCTCCTCTGCTGGGGTTTCTGGTTGATAAGACGGGCCGGAACGTCCTGTGGGTTATGCTGGCCGTGGTCACCACGCTCCTGTCACACATGATGCTGGCCTTCACCTTCTGGAACCCCTGGATCGCCATG tgtctCCTAGGTTTGTCGTACTCTCTGCTGGCCTGTGCTCTCTGGCCCATGGTGGCGTTTGTGGTGCCGGAGCATCAGCTGGGCACCGCGTATGGATT CATGCAGTCCATTCAGAACCTGGGTCTGGCCGTCATGTCGATGGCTGCGGGAAGCATCTTGGACAACAAAGGTTACCTCTTCCTCGAGGTCTTCTTCATCGCCTGCCTGTGTT TGGCTCTGCTCGCCGTGGTGTTGCTGTATCTGTACGACTATCACAAAG AGGGAGAGCTGAACCTGTCAGCCTCGACACGCGCCGGACGAGCCAAATCTGA GTGA